A region of Arabidopsis thaliana chromosome 5, partial sequence DNA encodes the following proteins:
- a CDS encoding Serine carboxypeptidase S28 family protein (Serine carboxypeptidase S28 family protein; FUNCTIONS IN: serine-type peptidase activity; INVOLVED IN: proteolysis; LOCATED IN: chloroplast, vacuole; EXPRESSED IN: 23 plant structures; EXPRESSED DURING: 13 growth stages; CONTAINS InterPro DOMAIN/s: Peptidase S28 (InterPro:IPR008758); BEST Arabidopsis thaliana protein match is: alpha/beta-Hydrolases superfamily protein (TAIR:AT2G24280.1); Has 30201 Blast hits to 17322 proteins in 780 species: Archae - 12; Bacteria - 1396; Metazoa - 17338; Fungi - 3422; Plants - 5037; Viruses - 0; Other Eukaryotes - 2996 (source: NCBI BLink).) produces MASHFCLLLIFTFFTLVFPSNGSSLSSSKLLPRFPRYTFQNREARIQQFRGDRNEYRYETKFFSQQLDHFSFADLPKFSQRYLINSDHWLGASALGPIFLYCGNEGDIEWFATNSGFIWDIAPKFGALLVFPEHRYYGESMPYGSREEAYKNATTLSYLTTEQALADFAVFVTDLKRNLSAEACPVVLFGGSYGGMLAAWMRLKYPHIAIGALASSAPILQFEDVVPPETFYDIASNDFKRESSSCFNTIKDSWDAIIAEGQKENGLLQLTKTFHFCRVLNSTDDLSDWLDSAYSYLAMVDYPYPADFMMPLPGHPIREVCRKIDGAGSNASILDRIYAGISVYYNYTGNVDCFKLDDDPHGLDGWNWQACTEMVMPMSSNQENSMFPGYGFNYSSYKEECWNTFRVNPRPKWVTTEFGGHDIATTLKSFGSNIIFSNGLLDPWSGGSVLKNLSDTIVALVTKEGAHHLDLRPSTPEDPKWLVDQREAEIRLIQGWIETYRVEKEAKVSLLKRSW; encoded by the exons ATGGCGAGCCATTTTTGCTTGCTTCTgatcttcactttcttcactCTAGTGTTTCCGTCAAACGGATCTTCACTGTCTTCTTCCAAGCTTTTACCTCGTTTCCCTCGCTACACTTTCCAGAACCGAGAAGCCAGAATCCAGCAGTTCCGGGGAGATCGAAACGAGTATCGATACGAGACTAAGTTCTTCTCACAGCAGCTGGACCACTTCAGCTTCGCCGATCTTCCCAAATTCTCTCAACGCTACCTCATCAATTCCGATCACTGGCTTGGTGCTTCTGCGCTTGGACCTATCTTCCTTTACTGCGGCAACGAAGGTGATATTGAATGGTTTGCTACAAACTCTGGATTCATTTGGGATATCGCTCCCAAGTTCGGTGCCTTGCTTGTTTTCCCCGAG CATAGGTATTATGGAGAGTCTATGCCTTATGGAAGCAGGGAAGAAGCTTACAAGAACGCTACCACTTTATCATATCTCACTACTGAGCAAGCTCTTGCTGATTTTGCTGTTTTTGTCACTGATTTGAAACGCAACTTGTCTGCGGAAGCTTGCCCAGTTGTGTTGTTTGGTGGATCATATGGTGGAA TGTTAGCAGCATGGATGAGGCTCAAGTATCCTCACATTGCAATAGGAGCTTTAGCTTCCTCAGCTCCAATTCTTCAGTTTGAAGATGTTGTACCTCCTGAGACGTTCTATGACATTGCATCAAATGATTTCAAG cgTGAGAGTAGCAGCTGCTTCAATACCATTAAGGACTCGTGGGATGCAATAATAGCAGAGGGTCAGAAGGAAAATGGCCTTCTGCAGTTGACGAAAACTTTTCACTTTTGCcg GGTGTTGAACAGTACTGATGACCTTTCAGACTGGCTGGACTCTGCCTATAGTTATTTGGCAATGGTGGATTATCCGTATCCTGCTGACTTCATGATGCCTTTGCCTGGACATCCCATTAGAGAG GTCTGCAGAAAAATTGACGGTGCTGGTAGTAATGCTAGCATCCTAGATCGCATATATGCAGGGATAAGTGTGTACTACAACTATACTGGAAATGTTGACTGCTTCAAGTTGGATGATGACCCTCATGGGTTGGATGGATGGAATTGGCAG GCATGCACGGAGATGGTAATGCCCATGTCTAGCAACCAAGAAAACAGCATGTTTCCAGGTTATGGTTTTAATTACTCTTCATACAAAGAGGAATGCTGGAATACATTCCGAGTTAATCCAAGACCCAAATGGGTCACAACAGAGTTCGGTGGACAT GATATAGCGACCACCTTGAAGTCATTTGGAAGTAACATCATTTTCTCAAATGGTCTGTTAGATCCTTGGAGTGGTGGCAG TGTTCTCAAGAACTTATCTGATACCATTGTTGCTCTCGTCACAAAAGAAG gTGCACATCACTTGGATCTACGACCTTCAACACCAGAAGACCCGAAATGGCTTGTGGACCAGCGGGAAGCCGAGATACGGTTGATTCAAGGATGGATCGAAACTTATCGAGTAGAAAAAGAAGCTAAGGTTTCTCTGTTAAAACGTTCTTGGTAA